The following nucleotide sequence is from Synechococcus sp. CBW1004.
GAGCGCGCTGTCGACAAGTCGGAACTGCTGATCGCCGATGAGGTGTTCCTCAGCGGCACCGCGGCACGCGTCACACCGGTGCGTCGCATCGAAACCACCGACCTGCCGGTCCACAGGCCGGTGATGGAGCGTCTGCGTGAGCGCATCACGGCGATCACGGAGGGTCGTGACCCGCAGTATGACCACTGGGTCACCCGCGTCCGCCTCGACAGCTGATGGTCGTCTCCGCAGACTCCCGCCCGGCCCAGCAACGGCGCGTCGGCTTTCTGGAGCGCCTGCATGGCCCCGGCCGGCCGGTGCTGGTGTTCGACGGCGCCACCGGCACCTCGCTGCAGCAGATGAACCTCACGGCCGCCGATTTCGGTGGCCCGGCCCTGGAGGGCTGCAACGAGAACCTGGTGTTCACCCGCCCGGATGTGGTGCAGGCGGTGCACCGCCAGTTTCTGCAGGTGGGCTGCGATGTGATCGAGACCGACACCTTCGGTGCCGCCTCGATCGTGCTGGCGGAATACGACCTGCAGGATCAGGCCTTCGCGCTCAACAAGCGCGCCGCCGAGCTGGCGCGCGAGATGGCGGATGCCTACAGCACGCCGGAGAAGCCCCGGTTCGTGGCTGGTTCCATGGGCCCCACGACCAAGCTCCCCACCCTCGGCCATATCGATTTCGACACGATGAAGGCCTCCTTCGCCGAGCAGGCCGAGGGCCTGATCGCCGGCGATGTGGATCTGTTCATCGTCGAGACCTGCCAGGACGTGCTGCAGATCAAGGCGGCGCTGCAGGGCATCGAGGAGGCCTTCGCCCGCACCGGTCAGCGGCGGCCGCTGATGGTCAGCGTCACGATGGAGACCACCGGCACGATGCTGGTGGGCAGCGACATCGCGGCGGTGGTGGCGATTCTCGAGCCCTTCCCGATCGACGTGCTCGGCCTCAACTGCGCCACCGGCCCGGAGCAGATGAAGGAGCACATCCGCTATCTGAGCGAGCACAGCCCGTTTGTGGTCAGCTGCATTCCCAATGCGGGTCTGCCCGAGAACATCGGTGGTGTGGCCCATTACCGGCTGACGCCGCTCGAGATGAAACTGCAGCTGCTGCACTTCATTGAAGACCTGGGTGTGCAGGTGATCGGCGGCTGCTGCGGCACCACCCCCGCGCACATCGCCGCCCTGGTGGAACTCGCCAGTGCGATGCGGCCTGCCGAACGGCATGTGCGCACGCCGGAACTGCTTCACGACCAGGCCGACCCGCGGCCGCTGCTGGCCTATGAGCCTGGCGCCGCCTCGATTTACGGCGTCACCCCCTATCTGCAGGACAATTCGTTCCTGATCATCGGCGAGCGGCTCAACGCCAGCGGATCGAAGAAGGTGCGCGAACTGCTGGCCGAGGAGGACTGGGACGGCCTGGTGGCGGTGGCGCGCGGGCAGGTGAAGGAGAACGCCCACGTGCTCGATGTCAACGTCGACTATGTCGGCCGCGACGGTGAGCGCGACATGCGCGAACTGGTGAGTCGGCTGGTCACGAATGTGAATCTGCCGTTGATGCTCGACTCCACCGAGTGGCAGAAGATGGAGGCCGGTCTGAAGATGGCCGGCGGCAAGTGCATCCTCAATTCCACCAACTACGAGGACGGGCCCGAGCGCTTCTTCAAGGTGCTGGAGCTGGCCCGCGATTACGGCGCCGGCGTGGTGGTCGGCACGATTGATGAGGAGGGCATGGCGCGCACGGCGGAGCGCAAGTTCGCGATCGCCCAGCGCGCCTATCGCGATGCGCTCGAATTCGGCCTTCCGGCCCACGAGATCTTCTACGACCCGCTGGCCCTGCCGATCTCCACCGGTATCGAGGAGGACCGTGAGAACGGCCTGGCAACACTCGAGGCGATCAGGCTGATCCGCGAAAACCTGCCCGGCGTGCATGTCGTGCTGGGGGTGAGCAACGTCAGTTTCGGTCTGTCGCCGGCGGCCCGGATCGTGCTCAATTCGGTGTTCCTGCACGACTGCTGCGAGGCAGGCATGGACGCGGCCATCGTCAGCCCGGCCAAGATCCTGCCCCTGGCCAAGATCAGCGAGGAGCATCAGCAGGTCTGCCGCGATCTGATCCACGACCGCCGCCGCTTCGAGGGCGTCGATCCGTCCGTGCGTGCCACCGAGGCGGCGGCCACCGGTGCCATCTGCAGCTACGACCCGCTCACGGCCCTCACCACCCTCTTCGAAGGGGTCAGCGCCAGGGAGGCGCGGGCTTCAGGCCCCTCGCTGGCGGATCTGCCGATTGAGGAGCGCCTCAAGCAGCACATCATCGACGGCGAGCGTATCGGCCTTGAGCCGGCGCTCGATGAAGCGATGCAGAGCTATCCGCCGCTGCAGATCATCAACACCTTCCTGCTCGATGGCATGAAGGTGGTGGGCGAGCTGTTCGGCTCGGGCCAGATGCAGCTGCCCTTTGTGCTGCAGAGCGCCGAGACGATGAAGGCGGCCGTGGCCCACCTGGAGCCCCACATGGAAAAGGTGGAAGGCCAGAGCTCGGCGAAGGCGAAGTTTCTGATCGCCACCGTCAAGGGCGACGTGCATGACATCGGCAAGAACCTGGTCGACATCATCCTGACCAACAATGGCTATGAGGTGATCAATCTCGGCATCAAGCAGTCGGTGGAGGCGATCATCGAGGCGCAACGCCAGCACAAGGCCGACTGCATCGCCATGAGCGGCCTGCTGGTGAAATCCACGGCC
It contains:
- the metH gene encoding methionine synthase, translating into MVVSADSRPAQQRRVGFLERLHGPGRPVLVFDGATGTSLQQMNLTAADFGGPALEGCNENLVFTRPDVVQAVHRQFLQVGCDVIETDTFGAASIVLAEYDLQDQAFALNKRAAELAREMADAYSTPEKPRFVAGSMGPTTKLPTLGHIDFDTMKASFAEQAEGLIAGDVDLFIVETCQDVLQIKAALQGIEEAFARTGQRRPLMVSVTMETTGTMLVGSDIAAVVAILEPFPIDVLGLNCATGPEQMKEHIRYLSEHSPFVVSCIPNAGLPENIGGVAHYRLTPLEMKLQLLHFIEDLGVQVIGGCCGTTPAHIAALVELASAMRPAERHVRTPELLHDQADPRPLLAYEPGAASIYGVTPYLQDNSFLIIGERLNASGSKKVRELLAEEDWDGLVAVARGQVKENAHVLDVNVDYVGRDGERDMRELVSRLVTNVNLPLMLDSTEWQKMEAGLKMAGGKCILNSTNYEDGPERFFKVLELARDYGAGVVVGTIDEEGMARTAERKFAIAQRAYRDALEFGLPAHEIFYDPLALPISTGIEEDRENGLATLEAIRLIRENLPGVHVVLGVSNVSFGLSPAARIVLNSVFLHDCCEAGMDAAIVSPAKILPLAKISEEHQQVCRDLIHDRRRFEGVDPSVRATEAAATGAICSYDPLTALTTLFEGVSAREARASGPSLADLPIEERLKQHIIDGERIGLEPALDEAMQSYPPLQIINTFLLDGMKVVGELFGSGQMQLPFVLQSAETMKAAVAHLEPHMEKVEGQSSAKAKFLIATVKGDVHDIGKNLVDIILTNNGYEVINLGIKQSVEAIIEAQRQHKADCIAMSGLLVKSTAFMKDNLQAFNDAGIDVPVILGGAALTPRFVHQDCRQVYRGQVIYGRDAFADLRFMDAYVIARDADQWDNRRGFLAGAPEGLGLDDRSPESPAGETEQSVDEAADAPRADDTTSETAAAPVDTSRSERVAEEPLLLPPFWGSCVLSEGDIPLEEVFGYLDRSALFAGQWQLRKAQGQSREDYEAMLAAKAEPVLQHWMGRCREEGLLTPRLAYGYFPCGRDGNAVVVFDPAGLAAGADPAGAGAELGHFALPRQRSGNRYCIADFYRDLQPGSDQRSRPADVLPMQAVTMGERASVFAQELFRADQYSDYLYFHGLAVQMAEALAEWVHARIRRELGHPDPSDMPLRDVLAQRYRGSRYSFGYPACPNVADSRQQLLWLGADRIGLSMDESDQLHPEQSTTALVALHSQARYFSA